A single Alosa sapidissima isolate fAloSap1 chromosome 17, fAloSap1.pri, whole genome shotgun sequence DNA region contains:
- the LOC121688007 gene encoding carboxypeptidase B-like isoform X1, which translates to MKVLLLLGFVGIALAELTKFEGEQVFRLKPTTDEHVTLIKDLARNMEVDFWSPESAELVTIDIDVDIHIPASHTSMVYTILNQSDMEHEILIEDLQAQIEAQRDGPRVSPRSHTYTKYNSWDKIQAWITSITSANSNLMSRQVIGNTYEGRPMHLLKIGKQTGSTKPAIFLDCGIHAREWISPAFCQWFVKEAVSSYGTDSQMTSLLDQMDVYVLPVFNVDGYDYTWKSNRMWRKNRSINSGSSCVGTDLNRNFDAAWCTTGASSDPCSNTYCGTKPESEIESKNVANFIRSNKATIKAYLTIHSYTQLLLFPYSYTFDLAADHAELMSVAQGASNALTSLYGTKYTAGPGATTIYPCAGISTDWAYDLGVKYSYTFELRDEGRYGFLLPESQIKPTCEETMLAVKYIAAHVQKNLY; encoded by the exons ATGAAGGTCCTTCTGCTCTTGGGATTTGTTGGCATCGCTCTGGCTGAGCTGACCAAATTTGAGGG GGAGCAGGTGTTCCGTCTGAAGCCCACCACTGACGAACATGTGACCCTCATCAAGGATCTGGCCCGCAACATGGAG GTGGACTTCTGGAGCCCTGAGAGTGCTGAGCTGGTGACCATCGACATTGATGTAGACATCCACATTCCCGCCTCCCACACCTCCATGGTCTACACCATCCTGAACCAGAGTGACATGGAACACGA GATTCTGATTGAGGATCTCCAGGCTCAGATTGAGGCTCAGAGGGACGGGCCTAGGGTCAGCCCCAGGTCCCACACCTACACCAAGTACAACAGCTGGGACAAG ATCCAGGCCTGGATCACCTCCATCACCTCAGCCAACTCTAATCTGATGAGCAGACAGGTGATCGGAAACACCTACGAGGGCCGTCCCATGCACTTGCTGAAG ATTGGCAAGCAGACTGGCTCCACCAAGCCTGCTATCTTCCTGGACTGTGGTATCCATGCCAGAGAGTGGATCTCCCCTGCTTTCTGCCAGTGGTTCGTTAAGGAG GCCGTGTCCAGCTATGGAACTGATTCTCAGATGACCAGCCTGCTGGACCAAATGGATGTCTACGTTCTGCCTGTCTTCAACGTTGACGGCTATGATTACACCTGGAAGAGC AACAGGATGTGGAGGAAGAATCGCTCCATTAATAGCGGTTCCAGCTGCGTCGGCACTGACCTCAACAGAAACTTTGATGCTGCCTGGTGCA CCACGGGAGCCTCCTCCGACCCCTGCAGCAACACCTACTGCGGCACCAAGCCCGAGTCTGAGATTGAGTCCAAGAATGTGGCCAACTTCATCCGCAGCAACAAGGCCACCATCAAGGCCTACCTCACCATCCACTCCTACACCCAGCTGCTCCTCTTCCCCTACTCCTACACCTTCGACCTGGCTGCTGATCACGCTGAGCTG ATGAGTGTTGCTCAGGGAGCCAGCAATGCCCTGACCAGCCTGTATGGCACCAAGTACACCGCGGGCCCTGGCGCTACCACCATCT ACCCTTGTGCTGGAATCTCTACTGACTGGGCCTATGACCTGGGTGTGAAGTACTCCTACACCTTTGAGCTGCGTGACGAAGGTCGCTATGGCTTCCTGCTCCCCGAGTCCCAGATCAAGCCCACTTGTGAGGAGACCATGTTGGCTGTTAAGTACATTGCTGCCCACGTGCAGAAGAACCTCTACTAA
- the LOC121688007 gene encoding carboxypeptidase B-like isoform X2 — MLPFIKSAMQNREQVFRLKPTTDEHVTLIKDLARNMEVDFWSPESAELVTIDIDVDIHIPASHTSMVYTILNQSDMEHEILIEDLQAQIEAQRDGPRVSPRSHTYTKYNSWDKIQAWITSITSANSNLMSRQVIGNTYEGRPMHLLKIGKQTGSTKPAIFLDCGIHAREWISPAFCQWFVKEAVSSYGTDSQMTSLLDQMDVYVLPVFNVDGYDYTWKSNRMWRKNRSINSGSSCVGTDLNRNFDAAWCTTGASSDPCSNTYCGTKPESEIESKNVANFIRSNKATIKAYLTIHSYTQLLLFPYSYTFDLAADHAELMSVAQGASNALTSLYGTKYTAGPGATTIYPCAGISTDWAYDLGVKYSYTFELRDEGRYGFLLPESQIKPTCEETMLAVKYIAAHVQKNLY, encoded by the exons GGAGCAGGTGTTCCGTCTGAAGCCCACCACTGACGAACATGTGACCCTCATCAAGGATCTGGCCCGCAACATGGAG GTGGACTTCTGGAGCCCTGAGAGTGCTGAGCTGGTGACCATCGACATTGATGTAGACATCCACATTCCCGCCTCCCACACCTCCATGGTCTACACCATCCTGAACCAGAGTGACATGGAACACGA GATTCTGATTGAGGATCTCCAGGCTCAGATTGAGGCTCAGAGGGACGGGCCTAGGGTCAGCCCCAGGTCCCACACCTACACCAAGTACAACAGCTGGGACAAG ATCCAGGCCTGGATCACCTCCATCACCTCAGCCAACTCTAATCTGATGAGCAGACAGGTGATCGGAAACACCTACGAGGGCCGTCCCATGCACTTGCTGAAG ATTGGCAAGCAGACTGGCTCCACCAAGCCTGCTATCTTCCTGGACTGTGGTATCCATGCCAGAGAGTGGATCTCCCCTGCTTTCTGCCAGTGGTTCGTTAAGGAG GCCGTGTCCAGCTATGGAACTGATTCTCAGATGACCAGCCTGCTGGACCAAATGGATGTCTACGTTCTGCCTGTCTTCAACGTTGACGGCTATGATTACACCTGGAAGAGC AACAGGATGTGGAGGAAGAATCGCTCCATTAATAGCGGTTCCAGCTGCGTCGGCACTGACCTCAACAGAAACTTTGATGCTGCCTGGTGCA CCACGGGAGCCTCCTCCGACCCCTGCAGCAACACCTACTGCGGCACCAAGCCCGAGTCTGAGATTGAGTCCAAGAATGTGGCCAACTTCATCCGCAGCAACAAGGCCACCATCAAGGCCTACCTCACCATCCACTCCTACACCCAGCTGCTCCTCTTCCCCTACTCCTACACCTTCGACCTGGCTGCTGATCACGCTGAGCTG ATGAGTGTTGCTCAGGGAGCCAGCAATGCCCTGACCAGCCTGTATGGCACCAAGTACACCGCGGGCCCTGGCGCTACCACCATCT ACCCTTGTGCTGGAATCTCTACTGACTGGGCCTATGACCTGGGTGTGAAGTACTCCTACACCTTTGAGCTGCGTGACGAAGGTCGCTATGGCTTCCTGCTCCCCGAGTCCCAGATCAAGCCCACTTGTGAGGAGACCATGTTGGCTGTTAAGTACATTGCTGCCCACGTGCAGAAGAACCTCTACTAA
- the LOC121688007 gene encoding carboxypeptidase B-like isoform X3, translating into MEQVFRLKPTTDEHVTLIKDLARNMEVDFWSPESAELVTIDIDVDIHIPASHTSMVYTILNQSDMEHEILIEDLQAQIEAQRDGPRVSPRSHTYTKYNSWDKIQAWITSITSANSNLMSRQVIGNTYEGRPMHLLKIGKQTGSTKPAIFLDCGIHAREWISPAFCQWFVKEAVSSYGTDSQMTSLLDQMDVYVLPVFNVDGYDYTWKSNRMWRKNRSINSGSSCVGTDLNRNFDAAWCTTGASSDPCSNTYCGTKPESEIESKNVANFIRSNKATIKAYLTIHSYTQLLLFPYSYTFDLAADHAELMSVAQGASNALTSLYGTKYTAGPGATTIYPCAGISTDWAYDLGVKYSYTFELRDEGRYGFLLPESQIKPTCEETMLAVKYIAAHVQKNLY; encoded by the exons GGAGCAGGTGTTCCGTCTGAAGCCCACCACTGACGAACATGTGACCCTCATCAAGGATCTGGCCCGCAACATGGAG GTGGACTTCTGGAGCCCTGAGAGTGCTGAGCTGGTGACCATCGACATTGATGTAGACATCCACATTCCCGCCTCCCACACCTCCATGGTCTACACCATCCTGAACCAGAGTGACATGGAACACGA GATTCTGATTGAGGATCTCCAGGCTCAGATTGAGGCTCAGAGGGACGGGCCTAGGGTCAGCCCCAGGTCCCACACCTACACCAAGTACAACAGCTGGGACAAG ATCCAGGCCTGGATCACCTCCATCACCTCAGCCAACTCTAATCTGATGAGCAGACAGGTGATCGGAAACACCTACGAGGGCCGTCCCATGCACTTGCTGAAG ATTGGCAAGCAGACTGGCTCCACCAAGCCTGCTATCTTCCTGGACTGTGGTATCCATGCCAGAGAGTGGATCTCCCCTGCTTTCTGCCAGTGGTTCGTTAAGGAG GCCGTGTCCAGCTATGGAACTGATTCTCAGATGACCAGCCTGCTGGACCAAATGGATGTCTACGTTCTGCCTGTCTTCAACGTTGACGGCTATGATTACACCTGGAAGAGC AACAGGATGTGGAGGAAGAATCGCTCCATTAATAGCGGTTCCAGCTGCGTCGGCACTGACCTCAACAGAAACTTTGATGCTGCCTGGTGCA CCACGGGAGCCTCCTCCGACCCCTGCAGCAACACCTACTGCGGCACCAAGCCCGAGTCTGAGATTGAGTCCAAGAATGTGGCCAACTTCATCCGCAGCAACAAGGCCACCATCAAGGCCTACCTCACCATCCACTCCTACACCCAGCTGCTCCTCTTCCCCTACTCCTACACCTTCGACCTGGCTGCTGATCACGCTGAGCTG ATGAGTGTTGCTCAGGGAGCCAGCAATGCCCTGACCAGCCTGTATGGCACCAAGTACACCGCGGGCCCTGGCGCTACCACCATCT ACCCTTGTGCTGGAATCTCTACTGACTGGGCCTATGACCTGGGTGTGAAGTACTCCTACACCTTTGAGCTGCGTGACGAAGGTCGCTATGGCTTCCTGCTCCCCGAGTCCCAGATCAAGCCCACTTGTGAGGAGACCATGTTGGCTGTTAAGTACATTGCTGCCCACGTGCAGAAGAACCTCTACTAA
- the LOC121688007 gene encoding carboxypeptidase B-like isoform X4 → MEVDFWSPESAELVTIDIDVDIHIPASHTSMVYTILNQSDMEHEILIEDLQAQIEAQRDGPRVSPRSHTYTKYNSWDKIQAWITSITSANSNLMSRQVIGNTYEGRPMHLLKIGKQTGSTKPAIFLDCGIHAREWISPAFCQWFVKEAVSSYGTDSQMTSLLDQMDVYVLPVFNVDGYDYTWKSNRMWRKNRSINSGSSCVGTDLNRNFDAAWCTTGASSDPCSNTYCGTKPESEIESKNVANFIRSNKATIKAYLTIHSYTQLLLFPYSYTFDLAADHAELMSVAQGASNALTSLYGTKYTAGPGATTIYPCAGISTDWAYDLGVKYSYTFELRDEGRYGFLLPESQIKPTCEETMLAVKYIAAHVQKNLY, encoded by the exons ATGGAG GTGGACTTCTGGAGCCCTGAGAGTGCTGAGCTGGTGACCATCGACATTGATGTAGACATCCACATTCCCGCCTCCCACACCTCCATGGTCTACACCATCCTGAACCAGAGTGACATGGAACACGA GATTCTGATTGAGGATCTCCAGGCTCAGATTGAGGCTCAGAGGGACGGGCCTAGGGTCAGCCCCAGGTCCCACACCTACACCAAGTACAACAGCTGGGACAAG ATCCAGGCCTGGATCACCTCCATCACCTCAGCCAACTCTAATCTGATGAGCAGACAGGTGATCGGAAACACCTACGAGGGCCGTCCCATGCACTTGCTGAAG ATTGGCAAGCAGACTGGCTCCACCAAGCCTGCTATCTTCCTGGACTGTGGTATCCATGCCAGAGAGTGGATCTCCCCTGCTTTCTGCCAGTGGTTCGTTAAGGAG GCCGTGTCCAGCTATGGAACTGATTCTCAGATGACCAGCCTGCTGGACCAAATGGATGTCTACGTTCTGCCTGTCTTCAACGTTGACGGCTATGATTACACCTGGAAGAGC AACAGGATGTGGAGGAAGAATCGCTCCATTAATAGCGGTTCCAGCTGCGTCGGCACTGACCTCAACAGAAACTTTGATGCTGCCTGGTGCA CCACGGGAGCCTCCTCCGACCCCTGCAGCAACACCTACTGCGGCACCAAGCCCGAGTCTGAGATTGAGTCCAAGAATGTGGCCAACTTCATCCGCAGCAACAAGGCCACCATCAAGGCCTACCTCACCATCCACTCCTACACCCAGCTGCTCCTCTTCCCCTACTCCTACACCTTCGACCTGGCTGCTGATCACGCTGAGCTG ATGAGTGTTGCTCAGGGAGCCAGCAATGCCCTGACCAGCCTGTATGGCACCAAGTACACCGCGGGCCCTGGCGCTACCACCATCT ACCCTTGTGCTGGAATCTCTACTGACTGGGCCTATGACCTGGGTGTGAAGTACTCCTACACCTTTGAGCTGCGTGACGAAGGTCGCTATGGCTTCCTGCTCCCCGAGTCCCAGATCAAGCCCACTTGTGAGGAGACCATGTTGGCTGTTAAGTACATTGCTGCCCACGTGCAGAAGAACCTCTACTAA